The Pontibacter pudoricolor genome contains a region encoding:
- the prmA gene encoding 50S ribosomal protein L11 methyltransferase codes for MDFIEVTLKVNADFADIFTAELGELGFNAFEENEDGFSAYIDEDQFSQEALEEVINRYAEMVQVEHAIKKIERQNWNEEWERNFEPLFIGDKVSVRASFHEKPANAVYDIVINPKMSFGTGHHETTTLMIENQLTLDHQGKRVLDMGCGTGILAIMAGELGASEIVAVEIEDWTVENARENAELNGYATIDVRLGGAETIDGDQPYDIILANINRNVLLEDMAAYVAVLKPQGYLLLSGFYTEDLPMLQERATELGLTYLSHRVKNNWVSAIFKNS; via the coding sequence ATGGATTTTATAGAAGTAACTTTAAAAGTAAACGCTGATTTCGCAGATATATTTACTGCTGAGCTGGGAGAACTGGGCTTTAACGCCTTCGAAGAAAATGAAGACGGTTTTAGCGCCTACATAGACGAAGACCAATTTAGCCAGGAAGCGCTGGAGGAAGTAATAAACCGCTACGCAGAAATGGTGCAGGTAGAGCACGCTATCAAAAAAATAGAGCGCCAGAACTGGAACGAAGAATGGGAACGCAACTTTGAGCCTCTTTTTATCGGTGATAAAGTGTCTGTACGGGCCTCGTTCCACGAGAAACCAGCCAATGCAGTATACGACATCGTGATCAATCCGAAAATGTCGTTTGGAACGGGGCACCATGAAACTACCACCCTTATGATAGAAAACCAGCTGACACTGGATCACCAGGGCAAACGTGTGCTGGATATGGGTTGTGGTACCGGTATACTGGCGATAATGGCCGGCGAACTGGGTGCCTCAGAAATAGTAGCCGTTGAGATAGAAGACTGGACCGTAGAAAATGCCCGCGAAAATGCCGAGCTGAATGGTTATGCAACTATAGATGTGCGCCTAGGCGGTGCTGAAACTATAGATGGAGACCAGCCTTACGATATCATTCTTGCCAACATCAACCGCAATGTTTTGCTGGAAGATATGGCTGCTTATGTGGCTGTGCTAAAACCACAGGGCTACTTACTATTAAGCGGATTTTATACCGAAGACCTCCCGATGCTGCAGGAACGGGCAACCGAACTGGGGCTAACATACCTCTCGCACCGCGTAAAGAACAACTGGGTTTCCGCGATATTTAAGAACAGCTAA
- a CDS encoding DUF6150 family protein, producing MPIVFTFWLALLPFLSPDAPAPEPAIVGKDYCRIYGSVYLERDPKYKNNASHTVFLGEEEAFADMVVYRENNKLFADATAVWYITPSKAFADHILYVTDNRNLADITVHFTTVRSFAACRE from the coding sequence ATGCCTATTGTTTTTACTTTCTGGCTGGCACTTCTGCCTTTTCTTAGTCCTGATGCTCCTGCTCCGGAACCTGCTATAGTTGGCAAGGATTATTGTAGAATTTACGGTTCTGTTTATCTGGAGCGCGATCCAAAGTATAAGAACAACGCCTCCCATACTGTTTTCCTGGGTGAGGAAGAAGCATTTGCCGATATGGTAGTGTACCGCGAGAACAATAAACTCTTTGCGGATGCTACAGCTGTTTGGTATATTACACCTAGCAAGGCGTTTGCAGATCACATTTTATATGTAACCGATAACCGAAACCTGGCAGATATAACCGTGCACTTTACAACTGTGCGCTCCTTTGCCGCTTGCCGCGAATAA
- the tpiA gene encoding triose-phosphate isomerase: MRKRIVAGNWKMNKTYEEALSLVSEIDNMVKDEVTGDVTVIVAPPFPFLQSVGKLTQGNDLMHLAAQNVSEHESGAYTGEVSASMLKSVGTEYVIIGHSERRMYHHEDAQTLYKKLKATIAQGLKPIFCCGEPLEERDAENHFEYVGKQLHDSLSYLSNEEFDQVVVAYEPIWAIGTGRTASSQQAQEMHAYIREQLSKMFDAEAAFNCSILYGGSCNPGNAKELFSQPDVDGGLIGGASLKSRDFADIIKSF; the protein is encoded by the coding sequence ATGAGAAAACGAATTGTTGCCGGAAACTGGAAAATGAACAAGACCTACGAAGAAGCGCTGTCGCTTGTGTCGGAGATCGATAACATGGTGAAAGACGAAGTAACCGGCGATGTGACTGTAATTGTGGCACCTCCTTTCCCGTTCCTGCAAAGCGTGGGCAAACTTACCCAGGGCAACGACCTGATGCATTTGGCTGCCCAGAACGTGAGCGAGCACGAAAGTGGCGCTTATACTGGCGAAGTATCGGCAAGCATGCTGAAGTCGGTTGGTACGGAGTATGTGATTATCGGGCATAGCGAGCGCCGTATGTACCACCACGAAGATGCACAGACACTTTACAAAAAACTAAAAGCAACTATAGCGCAAGGCTTAAAACCAATCTTCTGCTGCGGCGAACCCCTTGAAGAACGTGACGCGGAGAATCATTTCGAGTATGTAGGCAAGCAGCTGCACGACAGCCTTTCGTACCTGAGCAACGAAGAGTTTGACCAGGTGGTAGTAGCCTATGAGCCAATCTGGGCGATAGGTACAGGGCGCACAGCCAGCAGCCAGCAGGCACAGGAAATGCACGCGTATATCCGTGAGCAATTATCTAAAATGTTTGATGCCGAAGCCGCTTTCAACTGCTCTATCCTATATGGTGGTAGTTGTAACCCGGGCAATGCCAAAGAATTATTCTCACAACCAGATGTAGACGGCGGACTTATCGGAGGAGCGTCGCTTAAATCAAGAGATTTTGCCGATATTATTAAATCGTTCTAA